A single window of Polaribacter sp. SA4-10 DNA harbors:
- a CDS encoding acyltransferase, which translates to MINYFAHKTAVIDKGCSIGEDTKIWHFSHIMPNCIIGKACNIGQNVVVSPEVILGNNVKVQNNVSIYTGVICEDDVFLGPSMVFTNIINPRSAIKRKNEYQKTIVKKGASIGANATIVCGNNIGEYAFVGAGAVVTKEILSYALVVGNPSKQIGWVSEYGHRLDFNENGFATCKESKQEYQLKNKSVIKL; encoded by the coding sequence TTGATAAATTATTTTGCACATAAAACGGCCGTAATAGATAAAGGTTGCAGTATTGGAGAAGATACCAAAATTTGGCATTTTAGTCATATAATGCCTAATTGTATCATTGGTAAAGCATGTAATATTGGTCAGAATGTTGTGGTTTCTCCAGAAGTTATTTTAGGCAATAATGTAAAGGTGCAAAATAACGTTTCAATTTATACAGGTGTTATTTGTGAAGATGATGTTTTTCTCGGCCCTTCTATGGTTTTTACAAATATAATTAACCCAAGAAGCGCTATTAAAAGAAAAAACGAATACCAAAAAACAATTGTTAAAAAAGGCGCAAGTATTGGTGCAAACGCTACTATTGTCTGTGGAAATAATATTGGCGAATATGCTTTTGTTGGTGCAGGAGCGGTAGTTACTAAAGAAATTTTATCGTATGCATTAGTTGTAGGTAACCCGTCTAAACAAATAGGTTGGGTTAGTGAGTATGGGCATCGATTAGATTTTAATGAAAATGGTTTTGCAACCTGTAAAGAAAGTAAGCAAGAATACCAATTAAAAAATAAGAGTGTTATAAAATTATAG
- a CDS encoding TolC family protein, whose translation MKTKILLVIVVLTSITTFSQKQWTLRECVDQALEKNISIQQNKLSLELAKKDVDIAKGNFLPNLNGSTGGNLNFGSGFDPVTQNRISTSIFGGSVGLSAGYTVFNGFRNTNTFKQAQLGVESSLYDLQKIENDISLFVVNGYLNILFAKENLNVANVQYAISKKQIEAAKNRFKAGVIPKGELLNTESTAATNLQNVITQENSLDISLLNLAQLIQTPVQDFDVASIDVGTPSANLLYKNSSAVYDKSLTKMPEIARAKLAIENADLNIEISKSYFLPTVSASAGLSSNYGYNLNLPPGFSNTNLFTQLDDNLGYGLGFNVSIPIFNRFQTKNGLAKSIINREIFETRLESEKLQLKQTIEQAFLDVKSALKTFEAAKISLAAQKEAFKNAQERYNFGAMTLFDFDQVRNRLVSAEASLISSKYDYVFKTKVLQFYSGELVLD comes from the coding sequence TTGAAAACGAAAATTTTACTAGTAATCGTTGTATTAACATCAATAACAACTTTTTCTCAAAAACAATGGACTCTTAGAGAGTGTGTTGACCAGGCATTAGAAAAAAATATTTCTATTCAGCAAAATAAATTAAGTTTAGAGCTTGCTAAAAAGGATGTAGATATTGCAAAAGGTAATTTCTTGCCAAATTTAAATGGTTCTACTGGAGGTAACCTAAATTTTGGTTCAGGATTTGATCCAGTTACACAAAATAGAATTTCAACGAGTATTTTTGGAGGTTCTGTTGGTTTAAGTGCTGGTTATACTGTTTTTAATGGTTTTAGAAATACCAATACCTTTAAACAGGCACAATTAGGAGTAGAATCTAGTTTGTATGATTTACAAAAAATAGAAAATGACATTTCATTATTTGTTGTTAATGGGTATTTAAACATTCTTTTTGCTAAAGAAAATTTAAATGTTGCAAATGTGCAATACGCCATTAGTAAAAAGCAAATTGAAGCTGCAAAAAACAGATTTAAAGCCGGAGTTATACCTAAAGGAGAATTATTAAACACAGAATCTACAGCTGCAACTAATTTACAAAATGTAATTACACAAGAAAATTCGTTGGATATCTCGCTATTAAATTTAGCACAATTAATTCAAACTCCTGTTCAAGATTTTGATGTTGCTTCTATAGATGTGGGAACGCCATCAGCTAATTTATTATATAAAAACTCAAGTGCTGTTTATGATAAGTCTTTAACTAAAATGCCAGAAATAGCGAGAGCTAAACTAGCTATTGAAAATGCAGATTTAAATATTGAAATTTCTAAAAGTTATTTTTTACCAACGGTATCTGCATCAGCAGGATTATCATCAAACTATGGGTATAATTTAAACCTTCCACCCGGATTTTCTAACACGAATTTATTTACCCAATTAGATGATAATTTAGGTTATGGTTTAGGGTTTAATGTTAGTATTCCTATTTTTAATAGATTTCAAACAAAAAACGGTCTTGCAAAATCTATAATAAATAGAGAAATTTTTGAAACTAGATTAGAAAGTGAAAAACTGCAATTAAAACAAACGATTGAGCAAGCTTTTTTAGATGTAAAATCTGCCTTAAAAACTTTTGAAGCTGCAAAAATTTCTTTAGCTGCACAAAAAGAAGCGTTTAAAAATGCGCAAGAAAGATATAATTTTGGGGCAATGACATTGTTTGATTTTGATCAAGTAAGAAATCGTTTAGTAAGTGCAGAAGCTTCATTAATTAGTTCTAAATATGATTATGTTTTTAAAACTAAAGTATTACAATTTTATTCAGGTGAGTTAGTTTTAGACTAA
- the deoC gene encoding deoxyribose-phosphate aldolase, which produces MEINQFLDATYLKTASQANLTEEETQQKVIELVKEAILYDYKLVMIRAIHIPLVKKILNEAKSNVLIGTVIGFHEGTYTTEEKLKEAKAAIVLGADELDFVVNYTAFKKGDLDLVRNEIIKGIKLCLDNNKVVKWILEVAALTNEEIIVISRLIKQIVFEDFGEENAKNVFVKSSTGFFKTKNNLPNGATLEVMKIISENAKPLKIKAAGGVRDYETALKMITLGVDRIGTSSSEEIIKREKNRNKGY; this is translated from the coding sequence ATGGAAATTAATCAATTTTTAGATGCTACTTACTTAAAAACGGCAAGTCAAGCCAATCTAACAGAAGAAGAAACTCAACAAAAAGTAATTGAGTTAGTTAAAGAAGCAATTTTGTATGATTATAAATTAGTTATGATTCGTGCAATACACATTCCTTTAGTAAAGAAAATTTTAAATGAAGCAAAATCTAACGTTTTAATAGGAACTGTTATTGGTTTTCATGAAGGAACCTATACTACAGAAGAAAAATTAAAAGAGGCAAAAGCAGCAATTGTTTTAGGTGCAGATGAATTAGATTTTGTTGTAAACTATACAGCGTTTAAAAAAGGGGACCTTGATTTAGTAAGAAATGAAATAATTAAAGGAATAAAACTATGTTTAGATAACAACAAAGTTGTAAAATGGATACTTGAAGTAGCAGCCTTAACAAATGAAGAAATAATTGTAATTTCACGTCTTATAAAACAAATAGTTTTTGAAGATTTTGGAGAAGAAAATGCTAAAAATGTTTTTGTAAAATCATCAACTGGGTTTTTTAAAACTAAAAATAATTTACCAAACGGAGCAACATTAGAAGTTATGAAAATAATTTCAGAAAATGCAAAACCGTTAAAAATTAAAGCAGCTGGAGGAGTAAGAGATTATGAAACAGCATTAAAAATGATTACTTTAGGTGTAGATAGAATTGGTACATCATCATCTGAAGAAATTATAAAGAGAGAAAAAAATAGAAATAAAGGATATTAG
- a CDS encoding DUF420 domain-containing protein, giving the protein MNNIAQEKKYKKIITGLSIVIPLAVAALFGVNLRDLGFNVEPLTFLPPIYASINGLTAVVLIAAVIAIKKGNKKLHEQLNTFAIGCSLVFLLLYIAYHMTSNSTKFGGEGIIKYVYYFILVTHIVLSIIVIPFVLTTYMRAKLGKFPAHKKIAKITFPLWLYVAVTGVVVYIMISPYYV; this is encoded by the coding sequence ATGAATAATATAGCACAAGAAAAAAAGTATAAAAAAATTATTACAGGATTATCAATTGTAATTCCTTTAGCGGTAGCTGCTTTGTTTGGAGTAAATTTAAGAGATTTAGGTTTTAATGTTGAACCTCTAACTTTTTTACCTCCAATTTACGCATCAATAAACGGATTAACAGCAGTTGTTTTAATAGCTGCAGTTATAGCAATTAAAAAAGGGAATAAAAAATTACACGAACAATTAAATACATTTGCAATTGGTTGTTCTTTAGTCTTTTTATTGCTTTATATAGCATATCATATGACATCCAATTCTACTAAGTTTGGTGGAGAAGGAATCATAAAATATGTATATTATTTTATTTTAGTTACCCACATTGTTTTATCAATAATTGTTATTCCTTTTGTGTTAACAACATATATGAGGGCTAAATTGGGTAAATTTCCAGCACATAAAAAAATAGCAAAAATTACATTTCCTTTATGGTTATATGTAGCAGTAACAGGAGTTGTAGTTTATATAATGATTTCACCTTATTATGTATAA
- the cyoE gene encoding heme o synthase has product MNTTVITDNKIFMQTIISDLKQLTKVGLSLSVVFSSVAGYLLAVDVINYSTLFLLALGGFLMVGASNAFNQIIEKDTDAMMKRTQNRPLPTERMSINTALVIAIFFTIAGLTILYSINAKTALFGAISIFLYTSVYTPLKPVTPLSVFVGAIPGAIPFMLGWIAATNNFGLEAGFLFMIQFFWQFPHFWAIGWLQFEEYKKAGFNMMPMNTKDKRAVKQIIFYTIIMILVSIAPVFKVSGAFYIYPVTAVIIAFLGLIMLYYGVKLHKSEENVDARKLMLSSVLYITLVQIIYVVDKFLH; this is encoded by the coding sequence ATGAATACAACCGTTATTACAGACAATAAAATATTTATGCAAACTATAATTTCAGATTTAAAGCAACTTACAAAAGTTGGCCTGTCTTTAAGTGTAGTGTTTTCTTCTGTTGCAGGGTATTTATTAGCTGTAGATGTTATTAATTATAGTACACTGTTTTTATTAGCTTTAGGTGGTTTTCTTATGGTTGGTGCTTCAAATGCATTTAATCAAATTATAGAAAAAGATACAGATGCTATGATGAAGCGCACACAGAATAGACCTTTGCCTACAGAAAGAATGTCTATAAATACAGCATTGGTAATTGCAATATTTTTTACAATTGCAGGTTTAACAATTTTGTATAGCATAAATGCAAAAACAGCATTATTTGGTGCTATTTCAATATTTTTATATACAAGTGTTTATACACCATTAAAACCGGTAACGCCATTATCTGTTTTTGTTGGTGCAATTCCAGGAGCAATTCCCTTTATGTTAGGTTGGATTGCTGCAACAAATAATTTTGGATTAGAAGCAGGTTTTTTATTTATGATTCAGTTTTTCTGGCAATTTCCACATTTTTGGGCAATTGGCTGGTTGCAATTTGAAGAATATAAAAAAGCAGGTTTCAACATGATGCCAATGAACACGAAGGATAAAAGAGCTGTAAAGCAAATCATTTTTTACACAATAATTATGATTTTGGTTTCTATAGCCCCGGTTTTTAAAGTGTCAGGAGCATTTTATATTTATCCAGTTACAGCAGTAATTATTGCCTTTTTAGGATTAATTATGTTATATTATGGAGTTAAATTACATAAAAGTGAAGAAAACGTAGATGCAAGAAAACTAATGTTATCAAGTGTTTTATACATTACATTAGTGCAAATTATATACGTTGTAGATAAATTTTTACATTAA
- a CDS encoding cytochrome c oxidase subunit 3 has protein sequence MEAKIAIPSNKKETWNGGGVKPFGASYGKMMMWFFIVSDALTFSAFLAAYGLTRFKFIDSWPIADEVFTHIPFFHGNFPMIYVAFMTFVLIASSVTMVLAVDAGHHMNKKKVTIYMFLTIIGGLIFVGSQAWEWKTFIKGSYGAVRTTDGKILQFVKDGHQIALSDFVVGERTDAREQHTRLNGLWFEKEETISTYSIDQVISAYNADPTILIKSELINADEKSKIILSREAGSAALAKTKMIVEGANLKVNEYGNTIFADFFFFITGFHGFHVLSGIIINIIIFFNVILGTYERRGHYEMVEKVGLYWHFVDLVWVFVFTFFYLV, from the coding sequence ATGGAAGCAAAGATTGCTATACCTTCTAACAAAAAAGAAACTTGGAATGGAGGTGGTGTGAAGCCATTTGGCGCAAGTTATGGTAAAATGATGATGTGGTTTTTTATCGTATCAGATGCATTAACTTTTTCAGCTTTTTTAGCAGCTTATGGTTTAACACGTTTTAAATTTATAGATTCTTGGCCAATTGCCGATGAGGTTTTTACACACATTCCTTTTTTTCACGGTAATTTTCCAATGATTTATGTTGCATTTATGACATTTGTCTTAATTGCATCATCTGTAACTATGGTATTGGCTGTAGATGCAGGACATCATATGAACAAAAAGAAAGTAACCATCTATATGTTTTTAACAATTATAGGAGGTTTAATCTTTGTTGGTTCTCAAGCTTGGGAATGGAAAACCTTTATTAAAGGTTCTTATGGGGCGGTAAGAACTACAGATGGGAAAATTTTACAGTTTGTAAAAGATGGTCATCAAATAGCATTGTCAGATTTTGTTGTTGGAGAAAGAACAGACGCAAGAGAACAACATACAAGACTAAATGGATTGTGGTTTGAAAAAGAAGAAACAATTTCAACATACTCAATAGACCAAGTAATTTCTGCATATAATGCAGACCCAACAATTCTAATAAAGTCTGAACTTATAAATGCTGATGAAAAAAGCAAAATAATTCTTTCTAGGGAAGCAGGTTCTGCTGCATTAGCAAAAACAAAAATGATTGTAGAAGGCGCTAATTTGAAAGTAAATGAATATGGTAATACCATATTTGCAGATTTCTTTTTCTTTATAACTGGGTTTCACGGTTTTCATGTATTATCAGGAATCATAATTAATATCATCATTTTCTTTAATGTTATTCTAGGAACTTACGAACGCAGAGGACATTATGAGATGGTAGAAAAAGTAGGATTATATTGGCACTTTGTAGATTTAGTTTGGGTATTTGTATTCACATTCTTCTACCTAGTTTAA
- a CDS encoding energy transducer TonB, translating into MKNTKKLPTKQLEKFSTIFMQLGLVLVLFIVFITLEYQTEQKTATIFKPDKNNVVYIELEQDVIFTKKLKVVPKLEAPKLQVFIVDKVIKGNNDIIETIIDATTEDPIRIDIDSFVEIKEVEDLNLEDEVPFLSIQNAPIFKGCENLSKEENKNCFDKKMKQFVQRNFDVDLANELGLHSGKHKIQTQFIINKEGNIFDIKIRAPHKQLEKETQRIIKKLPKFKPGKQNNRTVKVRYTLPISFKIE; encoded by the coding sequence ATGAAGAACACAAAAAAGCTACCAACCAAACAATTAGAAAAGTTCTCTACTATTTTTATGCAGTTAGGACTTGTATTAGTACTCTTTATTGTTTTTATTACTTTAGAGTATCAAACTGAACAAAAAACGGCAACCATTTTTAAACCTGATAAAAATAATGTTGTTTATATAGAATTAGAACAAGATGTAATTTTTACTAAAAAGCTAAAAGTTGTTCCTAAATTAGAAGCACCAAAACTACAAGTTTTTATTGTTGATAAAGTTATAAAAGGAAATAATGATATTATCGAAACCATTATTGATGCAACAACAGAAGATCCAATACGAATTGATATAGATAGTTTTGTAGAAATTAAGGAAGTTGAAGACCTAAATTTAGAAGATGAAGTTCCATTTTTAAGCATACAAAATGCACCTATTTTTAAAGGATGTGAAAATTTATCCAAAGAAGAAAACAAAAATTGTTTTGATAAAAAAATGAAACAATTTGTACAACGTAACTTTGATGTCGACTTAGCAAATGAATTAGGTTTACATTCAGGTAAACATAAAATTCAAACTCAGTTTATCATTAATAAAGAAGGAAATATTTTTGATATAAAAATAAGAGCACCTCATAAACAGTTAGAAAAAGAAACTCAAAGAATTATAAAAAAGTTGCCAAAATTTAAACCTGGTAAACAAAATAATAGAACTGTAAAAGTCAGATATACTTTGCCTATTTCTTTTAAAATAGAGTAA
- a CDS encoding cytochrome c oxidase subunit 3 has protein sequence MIDEKTLQKELTTAKRKSAKPMLWVSMISMVMFFAGLTSAYVISMKREDWVSFDLPQAFYISTFLIIGSSITLFLSQKFLKKDKRQLSLLLVVVTLLLGIGFVWQQYVGFNQLKSVGLFFTGPESTVSTSFIIGITFMHVLHLFAGLIVLLVVIYNHFKYKYKSDDLLGFELGAIFWHFVDILWIYLFFFFYFIR, from the coding sequence ATGATAGACGAAAAAACATTACAAAAAGAATTAACCACGGCTAAAAGGAAATCAGCAAAACCAATGTTGTGGGTTTCTATGATTAGTATGGTAATGTTTTTTGCAGGATTAACAAGTGCCTATGTAATTAGTATGAAACGTGAAGATTGGGTTTCTTTTGATTTACCTCAAGCATTTTATATTAGTACATTTTTGATTATAGGAAGTAGTATTACGCTATTTTTATCTCAAAAATTCTTAAAAAAGGATAAAAGACAGCTCTCTTTGTTGCTTGTAGTTGTAACATTGTTGTTAGGAATAGGATTTGTTTGGCAACAATATGTTGGCTTTAATCAATTAAAAAGTGTAGGGTTATTTTTTACTGGACCAGAAAGTACAGTGTCAACATCATTTATAATAGGTATAACGTTTATGCACGTTTTACACCTGTTTGCTGGCCTAATTGTACTTTTAGTTGTAATTTATAATCATTTTAAATACAAATACAAATCGGATGATTTACTGGGGTTTGAACTCGGTGCAATCTTCTGGCATTTTGTAGATATATTATGGATTTATCTATTTTTCTTTTTCTATTTTATTAGGTGA
- a CDS encoding cytochrome C oxidase subunit IV family protein produces the protein MAHAHESNLKRIWVVFGILSVITIVEVILGIYKPDVLHLTSFLGTSPLNWIFIILTLVKAYYITWAFMHMEGEKKWFRRAVVWTAVFLISYLVTFLLIEGGYLYTTLAPLVKW, from the coding sequence ATGGCACACGCACACGAATCGAATTTAAAAAGAATCTGGGTAGTTTTCGGAATTTTATCTGTTATAACTATAGTAGAAGTTATTTTAGGAATATACAAACCAGATGTATTACACCTTACTAGTTTTTTAGGCACTAGTCCTTTAAACTGGATTTTCATAATCTTAACATTAGTAAAGGCGTACTACATTACTTGGGCATTTATGCATATGGAAGGTGAGAAAAAATGGTTTAGACGTGCTGTAGTTTGGACAGCAGTATTCTTAATTTCGTATTTAGTAACCTTTCTACTAATAGAAGGAGGTTATTTATATACCACATTAGCACCACTTGTAAAATGGTAA
- the tsaB gene encoding tRNA (adenosine(37)-N6)-threonylcarbamoyltransferase complex dimerization subunit type 1 TsaB, whose translation MAIILNIETATKNCSVSIAKNGEILAIKELNNGNYSHAEVLHPFIVALLEDAQITSQELDAVAVSKGPGSYTGLRIGVSAAKGLCFAFNKPLISIETLRSLAHSISIDKGVIIPMLDARRMEVYAAVFDKNYEQIREIKAEIIDETSFLNYLKNQKVYFLGDGAEKCKEIITHENAVFVDDKFPSSKEMAELSYNKYKKNDIEDVAYFEPFYLKDFVVIPQKKKKPTF comes from the coding sequence TTGGCAATTATCCTAAACATAGAAACTGCAACCAAAAATTGTTCTGTCAGCATTGCTAAAAACGGAGAGATTTTAGCAATTAAAGAACTAAATAACGGTAATTATTCTCATGCAGAAGTTTTACATCCATTTATTGTAGCTCTTTTAGAAGACGCACAAATTACTTCCCAAGAATTAGACGCAGTAGCGGTAAGTAAAGGTCCAGGTTCTTACACTGGACTTAGAATTGGAGTTTCTGCGGCAAAAGGGCTTTGTTTTGCTTTTAATAAGCCTTTAATTTCTATAGAAACATTAAGATCTTTAGCGCATTCTATTTCTATTGATAAAGGAGTTATTATTCCGATGTTGGATGCTAGAAGAATGGAAGTGTATGCTGCAGTTTTTGATAAGAATTATGAGCAAATAAGAGAAATTAAGGCAGAAATTATTGACGAAACTTCATTTTTAAATTATCTTAAAAATCAAAAAGTATATTTTTTAGGTGATGGAGCTGAGAAATGTAAAGAAATTATTACGCATGAAAATGCAGTCTTTGTTGATGATAAATTTCCATCATCAAAAGAAATGGCAGAATTATCATATAATAAGTACAAAAAAAACGACATCGAAGATGTCGCTTATTTTGAACCTTTTTATTTAAAAGATTTTGTTGTGATTCCTCAAAAGAAAAAGAAACCTACTTTTTAA
- a CDS encoding LytTR family DNA-binding domain-containing protein gives MLTSVIVDDEPKAIQSLSWELSNFDTQIKVIATFNDPEEALIYLAKNNIDCLFLDIEMPTMDGFQFLNKLTSRDFAVVITTAYDEYAIKALKNEAIDYLLKPIDTDDLEETIEKVKKHSFKALNSSNVEKVLLNFNKNFNAKKITINTDGKMIFLEPKEILFIESDGNYSTIYTTENKKIVVTKKLKEVNTLLPKELFFRIHNSFIINLKKVKEFYKTDGYVVIENNHKIPVSRQKKAAFLDKF, from the coding sequence ATGTTAACATCAGTAATTGTTGATGATGAGCCGAAAGCAATACAAAGTTTGTCTTGGGAATTATCAAATTTTGATACCCAAATTAAGGTTATTGCTACTTTCAATGATCCTGAAGAAGCTTTAATTTATTTAGCTAAAAATAATATTGATTGCCTTTTTTTAGACATCGAAATGCCAACTATGGATGGTTTTCAATTTTTGAATAAACTTACATCTCGTGATTTTGCTGTAGTTATTACAACTGCTTATGATGAGTATGCTATAAAAGCACTAAAAAATGAAGCTATTGATTATTTATTAAAGCCAATAGATACCGATGATTTAGAAGAAACTATAGAGAAAGTTAAAAAACATAGTTTTAAAGCTTTAAATTCTTCTAATGTAGAAAAGGTATTGTTGAATTTCAACAAAAACTTCAACGCAAAAAAAATTACAATAAATACAGATGGTAAAATGATTTTTTTAGAGCCTAAAGAAATACTTTTTATTGAATCTGATGGAAATTACTCAACTATTTATACTACAGAAAATAAAAAAATTGTTGTTACAAAAAAACTAAAAGAGGTAAATACTTTACTGCCTAAAGAATTATTTTTTAGAATTCATAACTCTTTTATCATCAACTTAAAAAAGGTAAAAGAATTTTATAAAACGGATGGTTATGTTGTTATAGAAAATAATCATAAAATACCAGTTTCTCGTCAGAAAAAAGCAGCATTTTTAGATAAATTTTAA
- a CDS encoding mechanosensitive ion channel family protein: protein MEEYLEKIKDLLIEFTPNIIIAFAILIIGLFIINIIIKTSRRLMLKGGVDITLQKFLGNLIGWVLKILLLITVVSKLGIATTSFTAIIAAAGLAVGLALQGSLANFAGGVLIMIFKPFKIGDLVEAQGEIGVIKEIEIFTTKLTGLSNKEIIIPNGSLSNGNIVNYSTEGTRRVDFTFGVDYAADIKQTKEVLMNVLTSHPKVLKDPAPGVTVSELADSSVNFAVRPWCKTEDYWTVYFDVTENTKIALDKAGIEIPYPHQVNVKK from the coding sequence ATGGAAGAATACCTAGAAAAAATAAAAGACCTACTAATTGAATTTACTCCAAATATTATTATTGCTTTTGCAATTTTAATTATAGGATTATTTATAATTAATATAATAATAAAGACTTCAAGAAGGTTAATGCTAAAAGGAGGTGTTGATATAACGCTTCAAAAGTTTTTAGGTAATTTAATTGGTTGGGTACTTAAAATATTATTACTTATTACTGTTGTTTCTAAATTAGGTATTGCAACCACGTCTTTTACTGCTATCATTGCTGCTGCTGGTTTAGCTGTAGGTTTGGCACTACAAGGTTCTCTTGCAAATTTTGCAGGTGGTGTTTTAATAATGATTTTTAAACCCTTTAAAATTGGTGACTTAGTTGAAGCTCAAGGAGAAATTGGCGTAATAAAAGAAATTGAAATCTTTACAACTAAACTAACAGGTTTGTCTAACAAAGAAATTATAATTCCTAATGGTTCTTTATCTAACGGCAATATTGTAAATTATTCTACAGAAGGGACACGTAGAGTAGATTTCACTTTTGGAGTTGATTATGCTGCTGATATAAAGCAAACAAAAGAGGTTTTAATGAACGTTTTAACTTCGCATCCTAAAGTGTTAAAAGATCCTGCTCCTGGCGTTACAGTTTCTGAATTAGCAGATAGTTCTGTAAATTTTGCAGTAAGGCCTTGGTGTAAAACAGAAGATTATTGGACTGTTTATTTTGATGTTACAGAAAACACAAAAATAGCTTTAGATAAAGCAGGAATAGAAATTCCTTATCCACACCAAGTAAACGTTAAAAAGTAG
- a CDS encoding SCO family protein, whose protein sequence is MNKKYSYVGVAFIILLFGIYTVPKIVERFKGSDLHTFNKVPDFEFTNQNGKTITNKSYEGKVYVVEFFFTTCPTICPIMNQKMSTIQDEFFGNPNFGIASISITPEIDSPQILKEYASKYKITHPNWHLLTGKSEDMVYALSNKGFKLYAGKGDDDHGGFEHSGLFALVDKEGYIRSRKDQYGNPIMYYRALEEQGFPDQIKELKEDIKTLLDE, encoded by the coding sequence ATGAATAAAAAATATTCTTACGTTGGTGTCGCTTTCATCATTTTATTATTTGGAATTTATACAGTTCCAAAAATTGTTGAGCGCTTTAAAGGTTCAGATTTACATACTTTTAATAAAGTCCCTGATTTTGAGTTTACAAACCAAAATGGGAAAACAATTACCAATAAAAGTTATGAAGGTAAAGTATATGTTGTAGAATTCTTTTTTACTACTTGTCCTACTATTTGCCCAATAATGAACCAAAAAATGAGTACAATTCAAGATGAATTTTTTGGAAATCCAAATTTTGGAATTGCCTCTATTTCTATAACGCCAGAAATAGATTCTCCTCAAATACTCAAAGAATACGCAAGTAAATATAAAATTACACATCCTAATTGGCATTTGTTAACGGGTAAATCAGAAGATATGGTGTATGCTTTATCAAATAAAGGGTTCAAATTATATGCAGGGAAAGGAGATGATGATCATGGAGGTTTTGAACATTCAGGTTTATTTGCATTGGTTGATAAAGAAGGTTACATCCGTTCTAGAAAAGACCAATATGGAAACCCAATAATGTATTACAGAGCATTGGAAGAACAGGGTTTTCCTGATCAAATTAAAGAATTAAAAGAAGATATTAAAACCTTGTTAGATGAATAA